The segment TTATCATAAATCCTATATTATACTTTCTGCCTTGCAACGCTATTTGACTTATTGTATTTACAACGCCTTGCGAAGTCTTATCATTAGTTCCTGTAAAATTCCACTCTGGCACAATAGTATGAGCCTCTTCTATAACAATTAAAATTCTTTTATTTTGCGTTTCGCTATTTTTTGCCATTTCAAAAATTTCTTTAAAGAAAAATTTAATGTATTCGAGTGTGCTGATATTATTAACAAAATCTGGTAAATTAAAAGTTGTCAAATTATCATCTGACGATAAGAAGACCTCTATATTATTTCTTAATTTTGTTTTAATATTGTTAGTCCAAGTTGCAATATTTGTCCTATTTTGTTGATTTGCATATTTTTCATTTTCTGAAACCAAATTATCAATATTTTGTTGTATTTCATTAACATCGTCATTTTTTATAATATTTTGCATATTACTAAAATATTTTATATATTCATTATTAAAATCCACACAAATGACTTTGGTATCATTTATTAAGGCTTTTATAATTTCTTTTGCTAAAAAAGATTTTCCAGAACCTGTAACACCAATTAAAGCAGTATGATAATTGACCATATCATGTAAATTTACAATAGATGAAATATTTGTTTTTGGAATTATTCCTAATTTATATTCTGGATAATCAATATTTTCTTTGTTTGAAATATTGTTTACAATAAAGATTGGTGAATACATATTTGGAACCCAACCGAATTTTTCAAATTCTAATGTTTCTTGATTGAATTTGCCCAATTGTATAGCTTCGCCAATTATATAACCAAATTTATTTTTTTGTTCTAAAAATTCGCTCTCTGTAATGCCGTTGGTAATTTGATAGAATATTTTTTCGCCATTTATCTCAATTTCTAACAAATCACCTTTTTCAATATTATTATTTATTTTTGAATATTCAAATTTTATTTTTAAGATATCAGAATTCTCGGATACTATACCAACAAATGAATTTATTTTATTTTTAATAATATCATCATTTATTAAAAAAACTATATTTTTGTCTTTTATTATATTTTTACTTTCTTGCAATACGCAAATTTTTGCCCATAGTTGATTATTGAGATAATATATATCAAGAATAAAACCTTTAAAAGATTTATTGGAATTATTTGAAAATTCTATGACAGAAAATTTTTTTATATCTTGTTTATCCTCATACATTTTTACAAGAAAAATTTTATTTGATTGTATGGCAAATATTCTACCAATAGCTTCTTTGCTTTTAACATTTGTTTTAAAACTAAAAGAAGTGTGCAACTTCTTAGGATCAATTAATAAAATAAAAAACCAAAAAATAAACCAAATAAAAATGTTAAAATCATCGTTTTTATAATATAACAACAAAGTGGATATAAAAACAATAGAATATAATAATTTACCTTGCCCAAAAATTATTATAAATTTTTTTATATTATCAGTTACGATATTTAATATATTGTTTTCGCTTTGGTTTTTTCCATAATCTCCTAGTATTATTACTACAATAGAGAGAAATAATATACTGATAAAAAAAGAAAAAATAATCCACCAAAGAGTATTGTTTGCATAATTGTTTTTAACAGCTAAATAAACCATAACTAACGCAAATGAATTTGTAAATACATTTTTTGGAGAAGTATAAAAAGGCTCTATAAAAAGCAAAGATATAATCATAGTTGCAAGACCAGAATAGAACCATATATCCTTTGTTTCAGTTGTAGGTAAAAAATCACCCGTTAAACTTTTATGAAAAATTATAAATAATAATATCGATGATGTGAAAATAAAAAATCTATTATATACAATTTTGTTTATCATTTCTAAAATTTGAAAAAATTTAATTTACCTTGATTATTTGGCTTTAATCGCTTTGGTATGCAAAGTTTTTATACTTTTGCATTTCCCACAAAAAAAAGCCCCGAGCCGAAGCTCAGGGCTAAAAGAAGTTTATTAAGTTTATTTATTAATAAACAACATTGCTTCCGCCGACTGGGTATACACCTTTTTCGCCTGTAATATTAGCGTCTTCTGCTGTTAGCATTTTTTCGACAGCTGGAACTTGTGCTAATACACCGCATAGCGCATCTGCATTAGTTTTTACCTCTGTTACTTGAACATAAGCAACATTAGCAGCAGTAGGTTCGACTGCGGTAATTTTAATACAATCTTTGCCTTTTACTTGTAAAGTACCAGCAAAAGTATCACCAGTGCCAATATTTAAGCTTACATTTGTCATTTTTTTCATATCGCTATTAAAATTAGTTTTTGATGTATAGTAAGCTGTTACATCACTTACGACTGTGCTTAGGTTTGTAGCTGCTTTTGAAATCTCAGCATCATCTCTCGTAGCTGCTAGTCTTGGGATAGCAACAGCTGCTAAGATACCTAAAATAACGATAACAAAGATCAACTCGATCATAGTGAAACCTTTTCTCATGGTTTCCTCCTTGTAAATAGATTTCATTTTACATACATATATGTAAAACTTGCGTGGATTATAGCAAAAAAAATTAAAAAATGCAATTGTTTTTGCAAAAAATTTGAAAAAAATTTAAAATTTTATAAAAAAAGCCCATTTTTGCGTGGTTTGCGGGTGTGGAATTTGGCGGTTTGGTGTGCGTTGTGCGCTCATAATGACAGCAAATTCAGCGTTTGGTTATTTTAACTCGTAGATTGCTTCGTCGCTAACGCTCCTTGCAATGCTAATTAGAGGCAAGGGAATTTCCCTGGATTGCTTCGTCGCTAACGCTTCTCGCAATGACAATGGGGAACAAATTTGTCTAATCTGTCATTGCGAGCTTTCGCAGAAAGCGAAGCAGTCTACGAGCGACAATCACCAAAATCTGAATTTCGTGTCATTGCGAGAAATACGAAGTATTTCGAAGCAATCCAGTAAAATTTAGATAGAATTTGAAAATTAATAAAATTTATTTGAATTTCCCTGGATTGCTTCGCTCATTACGCTCGCTCACAATGACAATAGCTAGCGTGTTTGGGGCAGTATTCACAGCTTGCGAAGCGTAATGACAGCAAATTTGGTGTTTGGTGATTTTAATTTATAAAATTTTCACAGAATTTAACTTAGTCTATTTTGCTAAAATGCGAGATTTAGGAGAGTTTATGAGAGTATTGCGCTACGAATTCCGAAATTTTTAATCTGTATAGATTTTGGAATCGCGCATTATCTCATCATACGAAATCTCGGTAAAAATCCGTGAGGCTTTTTTGTAAATTTCATTGTCATCTTCGAAAGGCAAACTATCCGCCATTAGTAAATTTCTCCCCAAATTCATCTCGTCTAGTATCCCCATGTACCCAAGCAGAGTGGTAAAAGTATCAAACGAAGTGCCTTTTTTGTCTATCGTTATGGTGCCGTTTATGTCATCGTCTAAAATCACAAAAAGGTTTTTTGAATTCTGCAATTTTTTGCCGTGTTTATCGCGAGAATAAAAAAGCGGGTGATCGTTTTGCAAAACTATAATAGTGTCTTTGCTAAATTCCGAAGCGCGAATTTTATCTATAAATTTGCCGACTAAAAAATCGGTGCAATGCGCTGCTTTTTGCATTTGGCTATCGCTGGCAAAGGGCAAATTTTCGCAATTTTTGGATAAAAATCCATTTGGCGCGTGAGTTCCTATCGTCAAAAGCGTCTGCAAGAAATTCTTTTTTTCTTTCGAAAGGCGCACAAAGTCCTCCCACGCTGTTTCAAGCATATCGTCATCATTTACGCCCCACTCGTTTAGGCTTTTTTCGCCAGATTTTAAAATTTCGCTTTTGCCTTTCATTTCGTCATAATTTCGTTGTTTTAAAAAAATTCTTGTATCTTGATATTCTAAATCAGCACCTTTCATAAAATACAGATAATATCCTTGCTCTTTTAAAATATCGCTGGCGCATTTGATATTTTGCGAAAATTTCTCATCATCGTTTTTGCCGAATACAAACATATAATTTAGCGCGCAATGCGACCCAAAAAGCCCTTTTAGCGTAAATTCAGTATCGATTACCTGCGTGGTGTTTGTAAAGTCGATTTTGTTAGTTAGGGCGGATAAATTCGGCGTCAAATTTGGATAAATTTTAGAATTTAAATAATCCCTATCAAAACTCTCCAAATAAATATAGACTATATTTTTATTTTTGGCCGCTTGTTTGGGCTTAGGAACAGCGACAAAAGGATAAACTGCTTTTTTAAATTTAGCCACAGGGGGATTGTAAATCTCATAAAGCTCTTTTGCGTTTATATAAAGCGGATTTGTCAAAAAAGCTGTTATGAAAAATATCGCAAAAATCGGTATAAATTTGATATTTTTGCTAAGTTTTGGCGAAATTTTTTGGTAAAAAATCACGCAAAAAAGCAAAATCGCCAAAATCACGCAACCAAGAAGCGCGAGCTCTTTTGCAAAGGTCGAAAACGGCGCGCCTTGCAAAGATGTTTTTATAAATGTAACGACATAAAATCCAAAATGTTTGCCAAGATAGATAAGCAAAATCGTATCAAAAACAAAGGCTAAAATATACACAAAAATTCCCGCACAAGCAACGCCCAAAAGCCATTTTTTGTGTAAAAATTTAGCCAAAAAAAGTGAAATTATAAAGCAAATTAGTGAAGCGTATGTCATTTTAACCTTTTTATGCAAATTCGCGCAAAATATTTAAAAAGCCGAATTTTAGCAAATCCTTGTTTAAAATTCTCAAAATTTTATCTTTTTGCGCTATAATTTAAATTTTACAAAATTTCAAAAGGATACAATCATGATTAAGACTTGCTTATTTCCTGCTGCGGGGTATGGCACACGCTTTTTGCCAGCCACAAAATCGCTACCTAAGGAAATGCTTCCAATCCTTACAAAACCGCTAATTCACTATGGCGTAGATGAGGCGTTAGAAGCTGGTATGAATAATATGGCATTTGTTACAGGGCGTGGAAAACGCGCTTTGGAGGATTATTTCGATAGAAGCTATGAGCTAGAAGACCAAATAAAAGGCACAAGCAAGGAATATTTACTAAATGATATTAGAAATTTAATGTCATCTTGTCAGTTTTCATTTACCCGTCAAGAGGATATGAGAGGGCTAGGACACGCGATTTTTACAGGCAAAACTCTCGTTAGAGATGAGCCATTTGGCGTAGTTTTGGCTGATGATTTGTGTATAAACACCGCTGGCGAAGGCGTGCTAGCACAAATGGTTAAAATTTACGAGAAATATCGTTGCTCAATCGTAGCCGTAATGGAAGTAGAAAAAGAAGATGTCAGCAAATACGGCGTAATCGCAGGCAAAAGTATCAGCGATGATTTGATTATGGTTAGCGATATGGTCGAAAAACCAGCCCCAAAGGACGCCCCATCAAACCTAGCGATCATTGGCAGATACATACTCACGCCTGATATTTTCGATATCATCGAGCGCACGCCAGCTGGCAAAAACGGCGAAATCCAAATCACCGACGCACTCTTAGAGCAGGCCAAAAACGGCGTCGTAATGGCGTATAAATTCAAGGGAAAACGCTTTGATTGTGGCTCTGTGGAGGGTTATGTCGAGGCGACGAAGTATTTTTATGAAAAAGAATTTGCAAAGAAAAAAAATGATAAAAAATAAACTTTTTTTCACCAAAGCCAAAAACGACGCGCTAAAAAATGTTGCTTTGGCGCTAAAAGATGAATTCGAAGGTGGCGAGATCGGGTATTATCACCTACCAAATAGCGGCGAGAGCGCGATTGCGCAGGCTAGCGAGTTTTTAGCTGGCAAAAATTTTAGCGCTGTCGTAGTCGTAGGAATCGGCGGTTCGAGCGTGGGTGTAAGGGCGTTTTACGAAATGCTACGCGAAAAAATAGAGTCAAATTTAAGATTTGAAATTTTAGATAATTTAGACGATTTTAGCGTCAAAAACGCCTTAAATGGGCTCAAATTTAACGATACGCTCTTTATCATCTCGTCCAAATCCGGCACCACAATCGAAACCATTTCGCTATTTAAGGTCATTTTAGATGAGTTTGGCGCGCAGGATTTGAGTCGTAATTTCATCTTTATCACAGATCCAAATTCGGCGTTAGAAACCTACGCAAAAAGCCAAAACGCCACCGTGATAAATATGCCAGCCAATGTGGGCGGGCGATTTAGCGTGCTTAGCGCAGTCGGCCTCGTGCCAGCTCTCGCTCTTGGGCTTGATGCGCGCGCTTTGCTAGCTGGCGCAAAAATGGCGCAAGAAAGGTTTCTAGGCGAAATCCTAAACGGAAATTTCGAAAATTTAGAAAATAACGAAGTCGTGCAAAAAGCCCGCCACTACGCCACTCACAAAAATGCCACAATCAATGTGATTTTCAGCTATTGCGACAGGCTCAAAGCCTTCAACGACTGGTATGTCCAGCTCTGGGCGGAGAGTATCGGCAAAAAAATCGGCTACACGCGCTACGGGCTTACCCCAGTAGGGCTAGTTGGCTCGCGCGATCAGCACAGCTTCTTGCAGCTTATCATGGACGGCGTGAAGGATAAAACAGTAACATTTATGAAGCTAAAAAACTCCGGCACATCGCGAAAAATCCCAAATTTGAGCTTGGGAAATTTGGCTAGTTGCGACTTTGTAAATGATCTAAGCTTGGAGAGTGTGCTAAATTTCCAGTGCGACGCGACCGCGCAAGCTGTGATAAACGAGGGCGTGAGCGTCGATGTCATCGAAGTGGGCGCGCTAGATGAGACAGATGCTGGATTTTTGTTTTATTATTTTGAGCTGCTAACTAGCGGGGTTGGGGCGATTTTGGGCGTGAATACCTACGACCAGCCGGGCGTTGAGGCAGGCAAACGCATACTAAAATCAATGATTTTAAATAGATAAGTTTGTGAAATTTAGCGCATTAAACAGCTCCTCGCAATGACGATAATCTATCATTGCGCTTCGCAAGTCGGGGATACTACCCCGATACGCGAACCATTGTCATAGCGAGAATTTTTGAAGCGTTTATTTTGTCATTGCGAGGAGCAAAGCGACGAAGCAATCTACGAGTTTAAAATTCCTTGCGCCAAATTTGCTGTCATTGCGAGCGAGTGTAACGAGCGAAGCAATCCAGAGAAATTTTCTTGCCTTTTATTTGTCATTGCGAGAAGCGTTAGCGACGAAGCAATCTACGAATATAAAATTTCGGCGCAGTGTTTTTGCAGAATTTCAAAAATTTAAGTGGAATTTTGCTTTAAATTTTACTGGATTGCTTCGCTATGCTCGCAATGACACAAAATTCAGATTTTGATGATTGTCGCTCGTAGATTGCTTCGAAATACTTTGTATTTCTCGCAATGACAAATCAGCCAAAATTTCCTCGCAATGACAATCAAGCGACGCGCAGTCGCTGTCGTGGCGAAATTTTGCCCTATCCAAACCCCATATTTCAGCGAAATTTTCGAAATTTATGAGTAAAATTTAGCCCAAATTTGGCAAGGAAAATTTATGAGAAATCCATTTCACTCCCTCAAATACCGCAATTTCAGGCTTTATTGGATTGGCATGAATCTCTCATTAATCGGCTCGTGGATGCAAACAATCGCGCTTCCGTGGATTGCGCTCACGCTCACGCATGACCCCTTTAAGGTGGGGCTTGTTAGCCTCGCGCAGTTTTTACCCTCGCTACTATTTACGCTATTCTCGGGCGTTTTGCTCGATCGCTTTGACAAGCTTCGCATACTTTTGTGCGCGCAAATCGGCATGATGAGTATAGCGTGCATTTTCGCCCTTTTGGCGTGGTTTGAGGCGTTTAGCTTCGCAAACATTTTCACGCTTTCCCTCATAAACGGCGTATTTACGGCGTTTGACTCGCCCTCGCGCCAAGCCCTCGTGCGCTCGCTCATCGCTTCTAGCTCCGAGCTTCCAAACGCAGTTGCGCTGAATTCAATCTCTTTCAACCTAGCCCGTATCACAGGACCTGCGCTTGCAGGGCTGATAATGGCGCACTTTGGCGCGAAATGGTGCTTCGTGATAAATGCTATTAGCTTTTTAGCCGTCATTATCTCGCTATTTTTTGTCAAAATTTCCGAGCCTGCTAGCAAAGTGTCGCGCCCGAATTTAAGACCCCTAGCACTCATCAAACAGGGCTTTTCGTATATGCTTTCTAAAAAAATTTTAAGCGAAATTTTGTTTATTGTGCTGATTTTATCGACCTTCATACCTAATTACAATATCACAATTTCAGCCTTTGTGAAATTCGATTTGGCTCAGGGCGAGCGGTATTTTGGGTATTTAATGTCGATTTTGGGGCTTGGGGCGCTGTGTGGGGCATTGTGCGTGGCTAGTTTCGGGAATTTGTCGCTGAAATCTATCCGCATTTGCGCCGTGCTTGTGTGCGTAATCTGTGCGCTGGCTGGGGCTGTGGCGAGCTTTGCTTACAATGCCACGCTAATCGCGCTGCTTGGATTTTTTTTCGTTTTGACAAACTCGTCGATGAACTCGACCGTGCAAATGCACACCAGCAACGAATTTCGCGGCAGGATAATGAGTATCTACACTCTATTTTTCTTAGGAAGCACGCCATTTGGCGCGCTTTTTGCGGGGTTTTTCACAGATAAATTTGGCGCGAAATTCGGCTTTTTTATCAGCGGATTTTGCGCGCTAATTTTGCTTTTGGCTCTGTTTTATCTGCGTAGAAATAAATCAAAACCTACTTAAACGCTATCTTTAAATTTGCGCTTAAAATTTGGGCAAATTCGTCGAAATTTGGCAAATCGAGTTTGGCTTTTCGCATTTTTTTGCCCCACATACTCTCGGGGAAAAAGCTGTCGTTTTTAAACCTAGCTTGCAGGTGAATATGGACTTTGGGCACATAGTTTGCGAAGCTTGCGATATTGATTTTATCGGGGTTGTAGAAGTCTCGCATGCTTCTTTCGCACTCCAAAACAGCCGCCCAAAGGTGCGCAATCTGCTCGCTTGGCAAATCCGTAATCTCCTTTGCCTTAGTTTTGGCGAAAATTTTAATCCACGGGATTTCGCTCTCTTCGCGCTCGATAAAAATTATATCATCTTCGTATATCATATTTTCTCCTTATAAAAATATGGAATTTTAAACAAAATTTAATTAAAATCGCGTAAAAATTTAAAGGAAATCCGTGAAAATCGCCGTTGTAATCTATGATAATTTCTCACTTTTAAACCTAGCCCAAATTTTAAACGCCCTAAGTGCTTGCCAGCACAAAGTGCGAATCTATGCGCTCAAAGAAGCCGTGCAAAGCGCGCAAAAAGCCTGCGTGAGGGCCGATGTCAGCGACGATAGCCTCTATGGAAACGACGCTGTAATCATCTGCGACGGAGAGTGCGAGGATTTGGCGTATAACTCAATCTTTACCGCGTGGCTTCGCTCCGGTGCAATAGCGCGCAAAATCATCGGCTTTGGGCGCTCTGCTTTGCTTTTAAATTCAGCGAAATTCGAGAATTTCAGCCATTTTAGAAGCTTCGATGAGGCAAAATTTCTCGAATTTTTAACGGATTAATTTTTCTTTTTTATCCCTACGATACGCGGGCGAATTACGATTTCGCTCAAATTTGACTTGGTTTTATACGCCTCATAGGCGAAATTTGCAATCTCGTCTGGGTCGATATAGGCGCGCTCATCACTGCTCGGCTCAAAGCGCAAATCTGCAAAAAATGGCGTTTGCGTCATATCGGGGCTTATGCAAGTTACGCGCAAATCCTTGCGATACTCTTCAAACAAACATAGCAAAAACGCTCTTAGTCCCGCCTTAGAAGCCGAATACAGCGCGCTAAATCGCGAGTGTCTGTGCGCCTCAATCGAAGCAATGCCGATGATATGGGCGTGCGAGCGTTTGAGCGAATTGATTAGCGCATTTAGGATTATCAAATTTGCGCTTAAATTCACGCTTATCACGCGCGAAATCTCGTCCCCGCTTACCGCCTCAAAAGGGTCGAAATTGCCCACGCCAGCGCATAAAATCACAGTATCAAAGCTCTCTTTGCTCAAATTTGCTAGCTCTTTTTTAAGCGAGGCAGTATCCTCAAATCTCGAATTCAAGGTTACAATTTCAAAGCCGTTTTGGCTAAATTTCCGCGCTATCGCACTGCCGATCCCGCCACCTGCGCCCGTAATCAACGCTTTTTTCATAGATTTTCCTTTATTTTGCGCATATACGCCTCTTTCATCGCGCGCTCGAATTCGTCGTTGCTGGCAAACTCGCGCCCAAAAACCTCGCCCCAGAGCGCCTCGTCCTCCATGCAAAGATAAAAAAATACTTCCTCATGCCACGCGCGCAGGCTAGAATAGGCGAATTTAAACATTTCGAGTTTGATATTTTTAGGGTATGAAATTTTGCCGTTTGCCTGCGAAAATGGCATTTGCAAAATTTTGCTCTCTAAACCTCTGGCGCGCAGTTTTTTGATAACTGGTTTTATAAATGTCAGCGTGCCAAAGGATACAAGTGCTACGCTACTAGGGTCAAATTCACGCACCAATCGCGCAAAAATCACGCTGTATTCATCACGCCAACCTTCGAAATAAATCATCGGGTGAAAGTGAAATCCCACCAAAATGCCCTTTTGCGCCAGTTTTTTGGCAGCATTTAAGCGCTCATCTAGGCTAGCGCTGAGATGTTCTTCATTTTCGATAATGATTTGCGGATTTAGCGAAAATGTCACGATGATGTTGCGCGAAATGTCGTTTTGCAAAAAAAAGGAAATATTATTCGACTTGCTTTTTAGCTCTAAAATCACATTTTCATGCGCTCTGGCGAAGGAATTTAGCGCGCTTAAAATGCCGAAATTATCGCCCCACATGAGCGAATCCGAGCTCTGACCTGTGCCGATATGATAAATTTTATCACTATCAAGGTGCAGTTTCGCTAGATTTGCGCCGAAATTTTCATCAAATCCCACGACGCCGTTTTTGTAAAACGAGCCAATCGCGCAATACGAGCAGTCAAACCCGCACGAATTGATCGCATCGAGCGTGAGTAGATTGCAACAGCGCGTCCCCTCGCTAGCGACAGGACAGCGACCAAGGGCTAGCTTTTCGCCCGCAAAACGCGATATTTCGTAGCGTTTGGGCGTATAGTGCGGAGTGAAATTTTCATACGCGGGCGGGCGCGATTTGATTAGCTCATACGCGGATTTTATGCGCGCGAAAACCTGCTTGCAAGCGTGGTTTGAGGCGGGTTTGGATTGTAAATTTGGCTCTGAATTTACGCTAGGATTTTCGCTGAAATTTGTGTTAGAATTTCCGCTAAAATTTGCGCTAGGATTCCTGCTGAAATTCGAAGCAAAATTTACGCCACGATTTTCGCCAAATTTCGCTAATTTTAAAATTTCCCCCACATTTTCGCCCCAAGCCTGCAAATCAGCGCAAATTTCGGCGATTTGCTTGCGCTCTTGGAAGCTAAAATGCCCCGATAGAAAAAATTCGCGCAAAAGCTCGCTATTTTCGGCGTTTAGTGCGAGTTTGAACTCGTCATTTATTTCACTCATAACTCTCCTATTTTTTCCACATGCGCCCTAAGTAGCGCACAAGTGCTGGCCTTGTCGATTTTAGCGTCGATTAAATGATCGCTTACGACCTTGTAAATTTTAAATTTCACGCCAAATTTAGCGCAAATTTCTTTGAATTTCGCGCTTTCCATATCGTATAAACTTATCGTGGGTGCCGAAATTTTCGTAGTTTGCGGGGTGCTAACGCAGATTAGACTCACCCCTTTTGGCGCACTGTTTTCGCCCCACAAAAACCCCTCGCCGACACTGATTTCATCGCTATTACAACCACAAATTCCAAAATTTAT is part of the Campylobacter sp. VBCF_01 NA2 genome and harbors:
- a CDS encoding ATP-binding protein; translation: MINKIVYNRFFIFTSSILLFIIFHKSLTGDFLPTTETKDIWFYSGLATMIISLLFIEPFYTSPKNVFTNSFALVMVYLAVKNNYANNTLWWIIFSFFISILFLSIVVIILGDYGKNQSENNILNIVTDNIKKFIIIFGQGKLLYSIVFISTLLLYYKNDDFNIFIWFIFWFFILLIDPKKLHTSFSFKTNVKSKEAIGRIFAIQSNKIFLVKMYEDKQDIKKFSVIEFSNNSNKSFKGFILDIYYLNNQLWAKICVLQESKNIIKDKNIVFLINDDIIKNKINSFVGIVSENSDILKIKFEYSKINNNIEKGDLLEIEINGEKIFYQITNGITESEFLEQKNKFGYIIGEAIQLGKFNQETLEFEKFGWVPNMYSPIFIVNNISNKENIDYPEYKLGIIPKTNISSIVNLHDMVNYHTALIGVTGSGKSFLAKEIIKALINDTKVICVDFNNEYIKYFSNMQNIIKNDDVNEIQQNIDNLVSENEKYANQQNRTNIATWTNNIKTKLRNNIEVFLSSDDNLTTFNLPDFVNNISTLEYIKFFFKEIFEMAKNSETQNKRILIVIEEAHTIVPEWNFTGTNDKTSQGVVNTISQIALQGRKYNIGFMIIGQRTANISKTILTQCNTMICFQSFDETNYNFLSNYIGKDLAQSLSGLKKYHAVVAGKAIKSNLPLIINTTAQKTEQ
- a CDS encoding type II secretion system protein; this translates as MRKGFTMIELIFVIVILGILAAVAIPRLAATRDDAEISKAATNLSTVVSDVTAYYTSKTNFNSDMKKMTNVSLNIGTGDTFAGTLQVKGKDCIKITAVEPTAANVAYVQVTEVKTNADALCGVLAQVPAVEKMLTAEDANITGEKGVYPVGGSNVVY
- a CDS encoding sulfatase-like hydrolase/transferase translates to MTYASLICFIISLFLAKFLHKKWLLGVACAGIFVYILAFVFDTILLIYLGKHFGFYVVTFIKTSLQGAPFSTFAKELALLGCVILAILLFCVIFYQKISPKLSKNIKFIPIFAIFFITAFLTNPLYINAKELYEIYNPPVAKFKKAVYPFVAVPKPKQAAKNKNIVYIYLESFDRDYLNSKIYPNLTPNLSALTNKIDFTNTTQVIDTEFTLKGLFGSHCALNYMFVFGKNDDEKFSQNIKCASDILKEQGYYLYFMKGADLEYQDTRIFLKQRNYDEMKGKSEILKSGEKSLNEWGVNDDDMLETAWEDFVRLSKEKKNFLQTLLTIGTHAPNGFLSKNCENLPFASDSQMQKAAHCTDFLVGKFIDKIRASEFSKDTIIVLQNDHPLFYSRDKHGKKLQNSKNLFVILDDDINGTITIDKKGTSFDTFTTLLGYMGILDEMNLGRNLLMADSLPFEDDNEIYKKASRIFTEISYDEIMRDSKIYTD
- the galU gene encoding UTP--glucose-1-phosphate uridylyltransferase GalU, giving the protein MIKTCLFPAAGYGTRFLPATKSLPKEMLPILTKPLIHYGVDEALEAGMNNMAFVTGRGKRALEDYFDRSYELEDQIKGTSKEYLLNDIRNLMSSCQFSFTRQEDMRGLGHAIFTGKTLVRDEPFGVVLADDLCINTAGEGVLAQMVKIYEKYRCSIVAVMEVEKEDVSKYGVIAGKSISDDLIMVSDMVEKPAPKDAPSNLAIIGRYILTPDIFDIIERTPAGKNGEIQITDALLEQAKNGVVMAYKFKGKRFDCGSVEGYVEATKYFYEKEFAKKKNDKK
- a CDS encoding glucose-6-phosphate isomerase, coding for MIKNKLFFTKAKNDALKNVALALKDEFEGGEIGYYHLPNSGESAIAQASEFLAGKNFSAVVVVGIGGSSVGVRAFYEMLREKIESNLRFEILDNLDDFSVKNALNGLKFNDTLFIISSKSGTTIETISLFKVILDEFGAQDLSRNFIFITDPNSALETYAKSQNATVINMPANVGGRFSVLSAVGLVPALALGLDARALLAGAKMAQERFLGEILNGNFENLENNEVVQKARHYATHKNATINVIFSYCDRLKAFNDWYVQLWAESIGKKIGYTRYGLTPVGLVGSRDQHSFLQLIMDGVKDKTVTFMKLKNSGTSRKIPNLSLGNLASCDFVNDLSLESVLNFQCDATAQAVINEGVSVDVIEVGALDETDAGFLFYYFELLTSGVGAILGVNTYDQPGVEAGKRILKSMILNR
- a CDS encoding MFS transporter, yielding MRNPFHSLKYRNFRLYWIGMNLSLIGSWMQTIALPWIALTLTHDPFKVGLVSLAQFLPSLLFTLFSGVLLDRFDKLRILLCAQIGMMSIACIFALLAWFEAFSFANIFTLSLINGVFTAFDSPSRQALVRSLIASSSELPNAVALNSISFNLARITGPALAGLIMAHFGAKWCFVINAISFLAVIISLFFVKISEPASKVSRPNLRPLALIKQGFSYMLSKKILSEILFIVLILSTFIPNYNITISAFVKFDLAQGERYFGYLMSILGLGALCGALCVASFGNLSLKSIRICAVLVCVICALAGAVASFAYNATLIALLGFFFVLTNSSMNSTVQMHTSNEFRGRIMSIYTLFFLGSTPFGALFAGFFTDKFGAKFGFFISGFCALILLLALFYLRRNKSKPT
- a CDS encoding HIT family protein, with the translated sequence MIYEDDIIFIEREESEIPWIKIFAKTKAKEITDLPSEQIAHLWAAVLECERSMRDFYNPDKINIASFANYVPKVHIHLQARFKNDSFFPESMWGKKMRKAKLDLPNFDEFAQILSANLKIAFK
- a CDS encoding SDR family NAD(P)-dependent oxidoreductase, which translates into the protein MKKALITGAGGGIGSAIARKFSQNGFEIVTLNSRFEDTASLKKELANLSKESFDTVILCAGVGNFDPFEAVSGDEISRVISVNLSANLIILNALINSLKRSHAHIIGIASIEAHRHSRFSALYSASKAGLRAFLLCLFEEYRKDLRVTCISPDMTQTPFFADLRFEPSSDERAYIDPDEIANFAYEAYKTKSNLSEIVIRPRIVGIKKKN
- a CDS encoding SPL family radical SAM protein, which encodes MSEINDEFKLALNAENSELLREFFLSGHFSFQERKQIAEICADLQAWGENVGEILKLAKFGENRGVNFASNFSRNPSANFSGNSNTNFSENPSVNSEPNLQSKPASNHACKQVFARIKSAYELIKSRPPAYENFTPHYTPKRYEISRFAGEKLALGRCPVASEGTRCCNLLTLDAINSCGFDCSYCAIGSFYKNGVVGFDENFGANLAKLHLDSDKIYHIGTGQSSDSLMWGDNFGILSALNSFARAHENVILELKSKSNNISFFLQNDISRNIIVTFSLNPQIIIENEEHLSASLDERLNAAKKLAQKGILVGFHFHPMIYFEGWRDEYSVIFARLVREFDPSSVALVSFGTLTFIKPVIKKLRARGLESKILQMPFSQANGKISYPKNIKLEMFKFAYSSLRAWHEEVFFYLCMEDEALWGEVFGREFASNDEFERAMKEAYMRKIKENL